One stretch of Limnohabitans sp. DNA includes these proteins:
- a CDS encoding type II toxin-antitoxin system prevent-host-death family antitoxin → MSIHTFSSRDFTRDVSAAKRAAVDGPVFITDRGRPAFALLKIDDYYRMAGKAAPSLLEVMDGIPGGESFDFDPPKLGIQIQAATLD, encoded by the coding sequence ATGAGCATTCACACGTTTTCAAGCCGCGACTTCACACGAGACGTGTCGGCCGCCAAACGCGCTGCAGTGGATGGTCCCGTGTTCATCACCGACCGGGGTCGCCCCGCGTTTGCATTGCTCAAAATCGATGACTACTACCGCATGGCCGGTAAGGCAGCACCGTCTTTGCTGGAGGTGATGGACGGCATACCGGGCGGTGAAAGCTTCGATTTCGATCCGCCCAAACTGGGGATTCAGATTCAGGCCGCGACCCTGGACTGA
- a CDS encoding type II toxin-antitoxin system VapC family toxin, whose amino-acid sequence MFVLDTNVISELRQGKPKPSMAVRQWAAGQPSNQFFLSAITLLELELGIQALERKTPPQGSALRHWLGGVRTAFAGRILPFAESTAPVCAALHIPNPCSDRDAMIAATALEHKFTVVTRNVPDFEATGVALLNPWLDQQTAG is encoded by the coding sequence ATGTTCGTTCTGGATACCAACGTCATTTCCGAGCTGCGCCAAGGCAAGCCCAAACCTTCCATGGCGGTGCGCCAATGGGCGGCTGGGCAGCCCAGCAACCAGTTTTTTTTGTCAGCCATCACACTGCTCGAGCTGGAATTGGGTATTCAAGCGTTGGAGCGCAAAACGCCTCCTCAAGGCAGCGCTTTGCGCCATTGGTTGGGTGGCGTTCGCACCGCTTTTGCGGGCCGCATTTTGCCATTTGCAGAAAGCACCGCACCCGTCTGTGCGGCGCTGCACATCCCCAACCCGTGCTCAGACCGGGACGCGATGATTGCGGCAACAGCCCTCGAGCACAAATTCACTGTAGTGACACGCAACGTGCCGGATTTTGAAGCGACCGGCGTGGCGCTTTTGAACCCTTGGCTCGATCAACAAACAGCAGGATAG
- a CDS encoding type II toxin-antitoxin system RelE/ParE family toxin, with protein sequence MAWKIEFDPDALKDLRKLDKAIQIRLVGFLRTRLSSLTNPRNIGEALSGQRLGSYWKYRVGDWRIICDIQDQKILVRVLCIGSRREVYR encoded by the coding sequence TTGGCCTGGAAAATTGAATTTGACCCAGACGCCCTCAAGGATCTGCGCAAACTCGACAAAGCCATTCAAATCCGTTTGGTGGGTTTTCTGCGCACACGCCTGAGCAGCTTGACCAACCCACGCAACATTGGCGAGGCCCTGTCGGGTCAGCGCTTGGGCAGTTACTGGAAATATCGTGTGGGCGATTGGCGCATCATCTGTGACATCCAGGACCAGAAAATTCTGGTGCGCGTGCTGTGCATCGGTAGTCGGCGTGAGGTCTATCGATAG
- the mazF gene encoding endoribonuclease MazF, with the protein MVTRTYVPEAGDIVWLEFDPQAGHEQAGHRPALVLSPAAYNAKKGLMVCCPLSTQIKGYPFEVQTLIDGKPGVVLSDQVKSLDWRLRQAKKKDAVPEEVLQDVRAKIKALLQIG; encoded by the coding sequence ATGGTCACGCGAACCTATGTGCCCGAAGCCGGTGACATCGTTTGGCTGGAATTTGACCCGCAAGCCGGGCATGAACAGGCAGGCCACCGTCCCGCCTTGGTGCTAAGCCCTGCGGCATACAACGCCAAAAAAGGCTTGATGGTGTGCTGCCCCCTGTCTACCCAAATCAAAGGCTACCCCTTTGAAGTCCAGACCTTGATCGACGGTAAACCGGGTGTTGTGCTGTCAGACCAAGTCAAATCATTGGACTGGCGCCTTCGGCAAGCCAAAAAGAAAGACGCGGTTCCCGAAGAAGTGCTTCAGGATGTCCGCGCCAAGATCAAGGCCTTGCTGCAAATTGGCTGA
- a CDS encoding PbsX family transcriptional regulator yields the protein MEAVIRKWGNSPALRLPSAVMKSAAFDLEQHVIITATKGRIVIEPAAQPEYKLEDLLAGMTDENAHGVVDFGGPVGQEAL from the coding sequence ATGGAAGCTGTGATTCGCAAATGGGGCAATAGCCCTGCATTGCGCCTGCCAAGCGCAGTCATGAAGTCGGCCGCATTCGACTTGGAGCAGCACGTCATCATCACGGCAACGAAAGGTCGAATCGTCATCGAGCCCGCTGCCCAGCCTGAGTACAAATTGGAAGACCTGTTGGCAGGCATGACCGACGAGAACGCCCATGGTGTGGTGGACTTTGGCGGGCCAGTTGGGCAGGAAGCTCTCTGA
- a CDS encoding IS630 family transposase, which yields MEKEDARYQTLEQLHERRKQVIRLHKKGIKVMQIVAMTGLSHPTVRSTIDLFEAGGWANVRPTPRGRIKGDGRVLSSAQEDAIQRMIIDKRPEQLKMDFSLWSRAAVGQLIEQEFGIKLQVRSIGKYLARWGFTPQKPIKRAYEQSPAAVQAWLEGEYPAIEQRARAEGGEIHWGDETALVNTDVRGRSYAPAGKTPVTMAVGGTRQKLSMIATVTNQGKTRWMIIDEAFDAEKLIEFLQALIKDASKKVFLILDNLRVHHSKLVKAWVAERKEQIELFYLPSYSPQLNPEERLNADLKQEMGKRVPVRTKAKLREAANEHMLMLEKTTERVIDYFQDRRVRYAA from the coding sequence ATGGAAAAAGAAGACGCAAGATACCAAACACTGGAGCAACTGCACGAGCGGCGCAAGCAAGTCATTCGGTTGCACAAGAAGGGCATCAAGGTGATGCAAATTGTGGCGATGACTGGACTGAGTCATCCGACAGTGCGATCAACGATTGATCTGTTCGAGGCCGGCGGTTGGGCAAACGTGCGGCCTACTCCTCGCGGACGGATTAAAGGCGACGGACGCGTGCTCAGCTCAGCCCAAGAAGATGCCATCCAGCGCATGATCATCGACAAACGACCTGAGCAGTTGAAGATGGACTTCAGCCTTTGGAGTCGAGCTGCGGTGGGGCAACTCATTGAGCAAGAATTTGGCATCAAGCTGCAGGTGCGCAGCATTGGCAAGTACCTCGCGCGCTGGGGTTTTACGCCGCAAAAGCCGATCAAACGCGCCTACGAACAAAGCCCGGCTGCTGTGCAGGCCTGGCTTGAGGGTGAATACCCCGCCATAGAGCAGCGCGCCAGAGCTGAAGGGGGCGAAATTCACTGGGGTGATGAGACCGCACTGGTCAACACTGATGTGCGCGGCAGGAGCTATGCCCCTGCAGGCAAAACACCCGTGACCATGGCGGTGGGTGGCACGCGCCAAAAGCTGTCGATGATTGCCACGGTGACCAATCAGGGCAAGACAAGGTGGATGATCATTGATGAGGCATTTGATGCAGAAAAGCTGATTGAGTTTTTGCAGGCCTTGATCAAAGATGCGAGCAAAAAAGTCTTCCTGATCCTGGACAACTTGCGCGTGCACCACAGCAAACTGGTCAAGGCGTGGGTAGCTGAGCGCAAAGAACAGATCGAGCTTTTTTACCTGCCCAGCTACAGCCCGCAACTGAACCCAGAAGAGCGGCTGAACGCGGACTTGAAGCAGGAGATGGGCAAGCGCGTTCCAGTGCGAACCAAAGCCAAATTACGCGAAGCTGCCAACGAACATATGTTGATGTTGGAGAAAACAACCGAGCGGGTTATTGACTACTTCCAGGACCGTCGGGTTCGATATGCTGCTTAA
- a CDS encoding DUF6290 family protein, producing the protein MLAIRLPENIEARLAELAQETGLTKTALVREAILEHIDDLEDYFLAEARARKNRKTISLEDVERELGLEN; encoded by the coding sequence ATGCTTGCCATCCGCCTGCCCGAAAACATCGAAGCACGCTTGGCCGAACTGGCTCAAGAGACCGGGCTGACCAAGACCGCGCTGGTCCGCGAAGCGATCCTTGAACACATCGACGACTTGGAAGACTATTTCCTGGCCGAGGCCCGCGCGCGCAAGAACCGCAAAACCATTTCGCTGGAAGATGTGGAGCGCGAGCTTGGCCTGGAAAATTGA